In Streptomyces dangxiongensis, one DNA window encodes the following:
- a CDS encoding TetR/AcrR family transcriptional regulator, protein MTNSVDRRVRASQKRRRLTAAAARVLHGQGVERTTLADIAREAGVPAGNVYYYFKTKDELVRAALSEHRAHLDELTAALEESADPRDRLKGLVKAWVDQRETAARHGCPTGTLAVELGKRADGTLDAEAGAVIRHLLDWAAAQFRALALPAPDDLALTLVSAYQGMSLLANALRDPTVMTREGARLLRWLDALGGPDGPDGPGAR, encoded by the coding sequence GTGACGAACTCAGTGGACCGGCGGGTACGGGCGTCCCAGAAGCGGCGGCGGCTCACGGCGGCGGCGGCCCGGGTCCTGCACGGGCAGGGTGTGGAGCGCACCACCCTCGCCGACATCGCGCGCGAGGCCGGCGTCCCGGCCGGGAACGTCTACTACTACTTCAAGACCAAGGACGAGCTGGTCCGGGCCGCACTCTCGGAGCACCGCGCCCACCTGGACGAACTCACCGCCGCGCTGGAGGAGTCGGCGGACCCGCGCGACCGCCTCAAGGGCCTGGTCAAGGCCTGGGTCGACCAGCGCGAGACCGCCGCCCGCCACGGCTGCCCCACCGGCACCCTGGCCGTCGAACTCGGCAAACGCGCCGACGGCACCCTGGACGCGGAGGCCGGCGCGGTGATCCGGCACCTGCTGGACTGGGCCGCCGCGCAGTTCCGCGCACTGGCCCTGCCCGCACCGGACGACCTCGCCCTCACCCTGGTCTCGGCCTACCAGGGCATGTCCCTGCTGGCCAACGCCCTGCGCGACCCGACGGTCATGACCCGCGAGGGCGCCCGGCTGCTGCGCTGGCTGGACGCCCTCGGGGGGCCGGACGGACCCGACGGCCCCGGCGCGCGGTGA
- the lysS gene encoding lysine--tRNA ligase gives MPIVAQSTETTDWVSRFADEVIEESERRAPGKVTPDPEAAAIVVASGLSPSGPIHLGNLREVMTPHLVADEIRRRGHRVRHLISWDDYDRYRKVPAGVAGVDESWAEHLGKPLTSVPAPKGSPHPNWAEHFKAAMTESLAELGVEFDGISQTAQYTSGAYREQILHAMKHRGDIDAILDQYRTKKAPAKKQQQKPLDEAELEAAEGSGAAAEDDGSSGSAGYFPYKPYCGNCEKDLTTVTSYDDDSTELSYTCTVCGFSETVRLSEFDRGKLVWKVDWPMRWAYEGVVFEPSGVDHSSPGSSFQVGGQIVGIFGGKQPIGPMYAFVGISGMAKMSSSRGGVPTPADALKIMEPQLLRWLYARRRPNQSFKIAFDQEIQRLYDEWDKLAGKVADGSALPADVAAHARAVGTAAGDLPRTPRPLPYRTLASVADITAGHEDQALRILSELDPEQPLASLDEVRPRFDRAEAWINTQVPADQRTVVRAEPDAELLKSLDDASRESLRLLLDGLAANWSLDGLTHLVYGVPKVQAGFSADATPKELPAEIKTAQRAFFALLYHLLVGRDTGPRLPTLLLAVGQERVRELLGE, from the coding sequence GTGCCGATCGTGGCTCAGAGCACCGAGACCACCGACTGGGTCTCCCGTTTCGCGGATGAGGTCATCGAGGAGTCGGAGCGCCGTGCCCCCGGCAAAGTGACGCCGGACCCCGAGGCCGCGGCGATCGTCGTCGCGTCCGGCCTTTCCCCCTCCGGCCCGATCCACCTCGGAAACCTGCGGGAGGTCATGACCCCGCACCTGGTCGCCGACGAGATCCGCCGCCGCGGTCACCGGGTGCGGCACCTGATCTCCTGGGACGACTACGACCGCTACCGCAAGGTGCCGGCCGGCGTCGCGGGCGTCGACGAGTCCTGGGCCGAGCACCTCGGCAAGCCGCTGACCTCGGTCCCGGCGCCGAAGGGCTCCCCGCACCCGAACTGGGCCGAGCACTTCAAGGCGGCGATGACCGAGTCGCTGGCCGAGCTGGGCGTCGAGTTCGACGGGATCAGCCAGACCGCGCAGTACACCTCGGGCGCCTACCGCGAGCAGATCCTGCACGCCATGAAGCACCGCGGTGACATCGACGCGATCCTCGACCAGTACCGCACGAAGAAGGCCCCGGCCAAGAAGCAGCAGCAGAAGCCGCTGGACGAGGCCGAGCTGGAGGCCGCGGAGGGCTCCGGCGCCGCGGCCGAGGACGACGGCAGCTCCGGCTCCGCCGGGTACTTCCCGTACAAGCCGTACTGCGGCAACTGCGAGAAGGACCTGACGACGGTCACCTCCTACGACGACGACAGCACCGAGCTGTCGTACACGTGCACCGTGTGCGGTTTCTCGGAGACCGTGCGGCTCAGCGAGTTCGACCGCGGCAAGCTGGTCTGGAAGGTCGACTGGCCGATGCGGTGGGCGTACGAGGGCGTCGTCTTCGAGCCCAGCGGCGTCGACCACTCCTCCCCGGGGTCGTCCTTCCAGGTCGGCGGGCAGATCGTCGGCATCTTCGGCGGCAAGCAGCCGATCGGGCCCATGTACGCCTTCGTCGGCATCAGCGGCATGGCCAAGATGTCGTCCTCGCGCGGCGGGGTGCCGACCCCGGCGGACGCGCTGAAGATCATGGAGCCGCAGCTTCTGCGCTGGCTGTACGCCCGGCGCCGGCCCAACCAGTCCTTCAAGATCGCTTTCGACCAGGAGATCCAGCGGCTGTACGACGAGTGGGACAAGCTGGCGGGCAAGGTCGCCGACGGCTCCGCCCTGCCCGCGGACGTCGCCGCCCACGCGCGGGCCGTCGGCACCGCCGCCGGTGACCTGCCGCGGACGCCGCGTCCGCTGCCGTACCGCACGCTCGCGTCCGTCGCCGACATCACCGCCGGGCACGAGGACCAGGCGCTGCGGATCCTGTCCGAGCTGGACCCGGAGCAGCCGCTGGCCTCGCTGGACGAGGTCCGCCCGCGATTCGACCGGGCCGAGGCGTGGATCAACACCCAGGTGCCCGCCGACCAGCGGACCGTCGTCCGGGCCGAGCCGGACGCCGAGCTGCTGAAGTCCCTCGACGACGCCTCCCGTGAGTCGCTGCGGCTGCTGCTCGACGGGCTCGCCGCGAACTGGTCGCTCGACGGGCTGACCCACCTCGTGTACGGCGTGCCGAAGGTGCAGGCCGGCTTCTCCGCCGACGCCACGCCCAAGGAGCTGCCGGCTGAGATCAAGACGGCCCAGCGGGCGTTCTTCGCCCTGCTGTACCACCTGCTGGTCGGGCGGGACACCGGCCCCCGGCTGCCCACGCTGCTGCTCGCCGTGGGGCAGGAGCGGGTGCGGGAGCTGCTCGGGGAGTGA
- a CDS encoding DUF3558 family protein produces MQRAAQRDDRAPEVPPTPSRQSGSDRRARRLRRALVCAAAVPALLITAACSSDSGDSKAKAGSEGTPQSTAGSTTPSASASPTVRPAAYHKLPEPCGALSKKTLTELVPKGAKSGKDGSSDDPSARSSCSWDSLDNNGVKGSQFRWLHVSLLRFDSDATRGSGDDQAHTYFGRQSEDAKAVDGAKNVKVVPLSGTGAEATAVRYDLKKKEGLFRQQTAVARVENVVVTVDYNGAGLAGEKTPSADDLTKAAEKALKEAVASVSAANGEGSAQNSATTPPASPSASASASRTASHSPSGAPSKSASEAPSKSPSARASAAKAAVAKS; encoded by the coding sequence ATGCAGCGAGCAGCCCAGCGAGACGACCGTGCCCCGGAGGTACCTCCCACGCCGTCTAGGCAGTCGGGGAGCGACCGGCGGGCCAGGCGCCTGCGCCGCGCCCTTGTCTGCGCGGCCGCCGTCCCGGCGCTGCTGATCACGGCCGCGTGCTCCTCCGACTCCGGGGACTCCAAGGCCAAGGCCGGCAGCGAGGGCACACCGCAGTCCACGGCCGGCAGCACCACGCCCTCGGCGAGCGCGTCCCCGACCGTGCGGCCCGCCGCCTATCACAAGCTTCCCGAGCCCTGCGGTGCGCTGTCGAAGAAGACCCTGACCGAACTGGTGCCCAAGGGTGCGAAGTCGGGCAAGGACGGCAGCTCGGACGACCCGTCGGCACGCTCCTCCTGCTCCTGGGACAGCCTGGACAACAACGGCGTCAAGGGCTCCCAGTTCCGCTGGCTGCACGTCTCCCTGCTGCGCTTCGACTCGGACGCCACGCGCGGCTCCGGCGACGACCAGGCCCACACGTACTTCGGCCGGCAGTCCGAGGACGCGAAGGCCGTGGACGGCGCCAAGAACGTCAAGGTCGTCCCGCTGAGCGGCACGGGCGCGGAGGCCACCGCGGTGCGCTACGACCTGAAGAAGAAGGAAGGCCTCTTCCGGCAGCAGACGGCCGTCGCCCGGGTCGAGAACGTCGTCGTCACCGTGGACTACAACGGCGCCGGTCTCGCGGGTGAGAAGACCCCGTCCGCCGACGACCTGACGAAGGCCGCGGAGAAGGCCCTGAAGGAGGCGGTCGCGTCCGTCTCCGCGGCCAACGGTGAGGGTTCCGCGCAGAATTCGGCGACGACGCCGCCCGCGTCGCCGTCCGCGTCGGCGTCGGCGTCCAGGACGGCGTCGCACTCACCGTCCGGGGCGCCGTCGAAGTCCGCCTCCGAGGCGCCGTCGAAGTCGCCCTCGGCGAGGGCGTCCGCGGCCAAGGCGGCCGTCGCGAAGAGCTGA
- the argS gene encoding arginine--tRNA ligase, giving the protein MASVTSLTDSVQQRLASALSATLPEAADADPLLRRSDRADYQANGILALAKKTKANPRELAAQVVARVESGDLIKDIEVSGPGFLNITIGDSAITTTLAERYADETGRLGVPYAATPGTTVIDYAQPNVAKEMHVGHLRSAVIGDSVVELLEFTGENVVRRHHIGDWGTQFGMLIQYLDEHPHELDHKDAQISGEEAMSNLDRLYKAARRLFDSDEAFKTRARRRVVDLQAGDPHTLAVWQRFVDESKIYFFSVFEKLDMEVRDADIVGESGYNDMLAETCRLLEESGVAVRSEGALCVFFEDIKGPDGDPVPLIVQKSDGGYGYAATDLSAIRDRVFNLKASTLLYVVDARQALHFRMVFETARRAGWLNDDVTAVQLAFGTVLGKDGKPFKTREGETVRLVDLLDEAIERASAVVREKAQDLSEEEIAERGAQVGIGAVKYADLSTSANRDYKFDLDQMVSLHGDTSVYLQYAYARIRSILRKAGEVRPAARPELALADAERALGLHLDSFAEAVAEAAREYAPHKLAAYLYQLASLFTTFYDKCPVLRAETPEQVQNRLFLCDVTARTLHRGMALLGIRTPEKL; this is encoded by the coding sequence ATGGCCTCGGTCACGTCCCTCACCGATTCCGTCCAGCAGCGCCTCGCGTCCGCCCTCTCGGCCACCCTGCCGGAGGCCGCCGACGCCGACCCGCTGCTGCGACGAAGCGACCGGGCGGACTACCAGGCCAACGGCATCCTCGCGCTCGCCAAGAAGACCAAGGCCAACCCGCGGGAGCTGGCCGCCCAGGTCGTCGCCCGCGTCGAGTCCGGCGACCTGATCAAGGACATCGAGGTCTCGGGCCCCGGCTTCCTGAACATCACCATCGGCGACAGCGCCATCACCACCACGCTGGCGGAGCGCTACGCGGACGAGACCGGCCGCCTCGGCGTGCCGTACGCCGCCACGCCCGGTACGACGGTGATCGACTACGCCCAGCCGAACGTGGCGAAGGAGATGCACGTCGGCCACCTGCGGAGCGCGGTGATCGGCGACTCGGTGGTGGAGCTGCTGGAGTTCACCGGCGAGAACGTGGTCCGGCGGCACCACATCGGCGACTGGGGCACCCAGTTCGGCATGCTCATCCAGTACCTGGACGAGCACCCGCACGAGCTGGACCACAAGGACGCCCAGATCTCGGGCGAGGAGGCGATGTCGAACCTCGACCGCCTCTACAAGGCCGCGCGCAGGCTGTTCGACTCCGACGAGGCGTTCAAGACGCGGGCCCGCCGCCGGGTGGTCGACCTCCAGGCCGGCGACCCGCACACGCTCGCCGTGTGGCAGCGGTTCGTGGACGAGTCGAAGATCTACTTCTTCTCCGTCTTCGAGAAGCTGGACATGGAGGTCCGGGACGCCGACATCGTCGGCGAGTCCGGCTACAACGACATGCTGGCCGAGACCTGCCGCCTGCTGGAGGAGTCGGGCGTGGCCGTCCGCTCCGAGGGCGCCCTCTGCGTCTTCTTCGAGGACATCAAGGGCCCGGACGGCGACCCGGTCCCGCTGATCGTGCAGAAGTCGGACGGCGGCTACGGCTACGCGGCCACCGACCTGTCCGCGATCCGTGACCGCGTCTTCAACCTGAAGGCGAGCACCCTGCTCTACGTCGTCGACGCCCGCCAGGCGCTGCACTTCCGGATGGTCTTCGAGACCGCCCGCCGGGCCGGCTGGCTGAACGACGACGTCACCGCGGTCCAGCTCGCCTTCGGCACGGTCCTCGGCAAGGACGGCAAGCCGTTCAAGACGCGTGAGGGCGAGACGGTCCGCCTGGTCGACCTGCTCGACGAGGCGATCGAGCGCGCGTCGGCCGTGGTCCGCGAGAAGGCCCAGGACCTCTCCGAGGAGGAGATCGCCGAGCGGGGCGCCCAGGTGGGCATCGGCGCGGTGAAGTACGCCGACCTGTCGACGTCGGCGAACCGGGACTACAAGTTCGACCTGGACCAGATGGTCTCGCTGCACGGCGACACGTCCGTCTACCTCCAGTACGCCTACGCCCGTATCCGGTCGATCCTGCGCAAGGCCGGCGAGGTCCGCCCGGCGGCCCGCCCGGAGCTGGCCCTGGCCGACGCCGAGCGCGCCCTCGGCCTGCACCTGGACTCCTTCGCGGAGGCCGTGGCGGAGGCGGCCAGGGAGTACGCCCCGCACAAGCTGGCGGCGTACCTCTACCAGCTTGCGTCCCTGTTCACGACGTTCTACGACAAGTGCCCGGTCCTGCGGGCCGAGACGCCGGAGCAGGTGCAGAACCGCCTCTTCCTGTGCGACGTGACGGCCCGCACCCTGCACCGGGGCATGGCCCTGCTGGGCATCCGGACCCCCGAGAAGCTCTGA
- a CDS encoding DUF2637 domain-containing protein, whose amino-acid sequence MHRVLIGVVVTGALIIAGIGFAGSYAAVRELAVKKGFGNFSYVFPVGIDAGICVLLSLDLLLTWIRIPFPLLRQTAWLLTAATIAFNGAAAWPDPLGVGMHAVIPILFVVSVEAARHAVGRIADITADKHMEGVRLTRWLLSPLPTFLLWRRMKLWELRSYEQVIKLEQERLVYQARLRSRFGRAWRRKAPVESLMPLRLARYGVPLAETAPAGLAAAGIDPALLPSAPRPAQPARAAGPAALAGGAGAAPAPQRAEPSGEQRPEPPVDEESPWFQAPREIEYHGGYDPAYEPPPEPQYEPEEQYEDWYDEQPPEQFQQPSPEETGSFPIPVGPHRTRELGEGGGIPEPEPTEEDYYQVFRKSIDGSYPTAAQFRDDVEATFGIALPLQEATRMVNRFTNRHTAQLQDDHIA is encoded by the coding sequence ATGCACCGCGTACTCATCGGCGTGGTCGTGACCGGCGCTTTGATCATCGCCGGGATCGGCTTCGCCGGCTCGTACGCGGCCGTCCGTGAGCTGGCCGTCAAGAAGGGCTTCGGGAACTTCTCCTATGTGTTCCCGGTGGGTATCGACGCGGGCATCTGTGTCCTGCTCTCCCTCGACCTGCTGCTGACCTGGATCCGCATCCCGTTCCCGCTCCTGCGCCAGACGGCGTGGCTCCTGACGGCGGCGACGATCGCCTTCAACGGCGCCGCCGCCTGGCCGGACCCGCTGGGCGTGGGCATGCACGCGGTGATCCCCATCCTGTTCGTCGTGTCCGTGGAAGCCGCCCGCCACGCGGTCGGCCGCATCGCCGACATCACGGCGGACAAGCACATGGAGGGAGTCCGCCTCACCCGCTGGCTCCTCTCCCCGCTCCCCACGTTCCTGCTGTGGCGCCGCATGAAGCTGTGGGAGCTGCGCTCCTACGAGCAGGTCATCAAGCTGGAGCAGGAACGTCTCGTCTACCAGGCCCGCCTGCGTTCCCGGTTCGGCCGGGCCTGGCGCCGCAAGGCCCCGGTGGAGTCCCTGATGCCCCTGCGCCTGGCCCGCTACGGCGTTCCCCTGGCGGAGACGGCCCCGGCGGGCCTGGCGGCGGCGGGCATCGACCCGGCGCTCCTGCCGTCGGCCCCGCGACCGGCGCAGCCGGCGAGGGCGGCCGGTCCGGCCGCCCTCGCGGGCGGAGCCGGGGCGGCGCCCGCCCCGCAGCGGGCGGAGCCGTCCGGCGAGCAGCGCCCCGAGCCGCCCGTGGACGAGGAGAGCCCCTGGTTCCAGGCGCCGCGGGAGATCGAGTACCACGGCGGCTACGACCCGGCCTACGAGCCGCCCCCCGAGCCGCAGTACGAACCCGAGGAACAGTACGAGGACTGGTACGACGAGCAGCCCCCGGAGCAGTTCCAGCAGCCCTCCCCGGAGGAGACCGGCAGCTTCCCCATCCCGGTGGGCCCGCACCGCACCCGTGAACTGGGCGAGGGCGGCGGCATCCCGGAGCCGGAGCCGACCGAGGAGGACTACTACCAGGTCTTCCGCAAGTCGATCGACGGCAGCTATCCCACGGCCGCCCAGTTCCGGGACGACGTGGAGGCGACCTTCGGCATCGCGCTGCCCCTCCAGGAGGCCACCCGCATGGTGAACCGTTTCACCAACCGGCACACGGCGCAGCTCCAGGACGACCACATCGCCTGA
- a CDS encoding ATP-binding protein: protein MAEEKWGRPAAGREPAAAALLAWLADADAPRLCLVTGSAGCGKSTLLAWLVGHGTRPGVRAERRVHGFVPLAGESVLTATWTLAQQLLVSARTPGELVSALAADKRPTVLVLPELHAADDPATVAELVLRLLESRHVRLIVELRGGGCPVHGLLAGRAAVMDLDEARWTDPERYALWAAAGGSAARPADAGTGTPLPPADLDDPAAVCAADPWQVTRLYERSGHDHGGLRTAWLRAGASLTRARDSAERALVLLAASGDDVDPRLPRRLADLAGGAAWQVVWRRVRGDVRPPWPGPAHALSAGRGELAGIVLVADHQGTVRLVDEKDAGPVGRLPRPVRRARTVAAGSDGTVFLLDGRTGAAAHPARSRHVESHGSLGAAGRRPHASRTPGPGRGDPAGAAGRGVGGRRGTARRGGRHGAGTRLPDGRER, encoded by the coding sequence GTGGCCGAGGAGAAGTGGGGGCGCCCGGCGGCGGGACGCGAGCCTGCCGCCGCGGCCCTGCTGGCCTGGCTGGCCGACGCGGACGCGCCCCGGCTGTGTCTGGTGACCGGGAGCGCGGGCTGTGGCAAGTCGACGCTGCTGGCCTGGCTGGTGGGACACGGCACGCGGCCGGGAGTGCGCGCGGAACGCCGGGTGCACGGCTTCGTCCCGCTGGCCGGTGAAAGCGTGCTCACGGCCACGTGGACACTGGCTCAGCAGCTACTCGTGTCCGCGCGCACCCCGGGCGAGCTGGTGAGCGCGTTGGCCGCGGACAAACGCCCCACGGTGCTGGTGCTGCCGGAGCTGCACGCGGCCGACGACCCGGCGACGGTCGCGGAACTCGTCCTGCGGCTGCTGGAGTCGCGGCACGTCCGGCTGATCGTGGAACTGCGCGGCGGCGGTTGCCCGGTCCATGGCCTCCTGGCCGGGCGTGCCGCGGTGATGGACCTCGACGAGGCACGGTGGACCGACCCGGAGCGGTACGCGCTGTGGGCCGCGGCCGGCGGCTCCGCCGCCCGGCCGGCCGACGCGGGAACCGGAACACCGCTTCCCCCTGCCGACCTGGATGATCCCGCGGCGGTCTGTGCCGCGGACCCGTGGCAGGTGACGCGCCTGTACGAGCGCTCCGGGCACGACCACGGCGGTCTGCGGACGGCGTGGTTGCGGGCGGGAGCGTCCCTGACCCGTGCACGGGACTCCGCGGAACGGGCCCTGGTCCTGCTGGCCGCATCGGGTGACGACGTCGATCCGCGACTCCCGCGGAGGCTCGCGGACCTGGCCGGGGGCGCCGCGTGGCAGGTCGTCTGGCGCAGGGTGCGCGGGGACGTCCGGCCGCCGTGGCCGGGGCCGGCACACGCGCTCTCGGCCGGGCGCGGGGAACTCGCCGGGATCGTACTCGTGGCCGACCACCAGGGAACGGTCCGCCTGGTGGACGAGAAGGACGCCGGTCCGGTCGGCCGACTGCCGCGGCCCGTGCGGCGGGCGCGCACCGTGGCCGCCGGGTCCGACGGGACGGTGTTCCTCCTCGACGGACGCACAGGGGCTGCCGCACACCCGGCGCGGTCCCGCCACGTCGAGAGCCACGGGTCTCTCGGCGCTGCTGGCCGACGGCCCCACGCCTCACGAACGCCTGGTCCAGGCCGCGGCGACCCGGCTGGGGCGGCCGGCCGAGGCGTTGGCGGTCGCCGAGGCACTGCTCGCCGTGGCGGACGACACGGGGCGGGTACACGCCTTCCCGACGGACGGGAACGGTGA
- a CDS encoding RtcB family protein, with the protein MSYVEIPGARTPIRMWTDPAAVEDVALRQLQNVATLPWIKGLAVMPDVHYGKGATVGSVIAMQDAVCPAAVGVDIGCGMSAVRTSLTAGDLPGDLSRLRSKIEQAIPVGRGMHEDPVEPGGFHGLATSGWEDFWGRFDGVADAVHFRRSRAVAQMGTLGSGNHFVEVCVSDDDSVWLMLHSGSRNIGKELAEHHIGVARQLPHNQGLVDRDLAIFVADTPQMAAYRNDLFWAQEYAKYNRTLMMALLKDVVRKEFKKARPVFEPEISCHHNYVSEERYDGMDLLVTRKGAIRAGSGEYGIIPGSMGTGSYIVRGLGNELAFNSASHGAGRRMSRNAAKRRFSAQDLEEQTRGVECRKDSGVVDEIPAAYKPIEQVIDQQRDLVQVVAKLKQVVCVKG; encoded by the coding sequence ATGTCGTACGTGGAGATACCGGGTGCTAGGACGCCGATCCGGATGTGGACGGACCCGGCGGCGGTCGAGGACGTGGCCCTGCGCCAGCTCCAGAACGTGGCGACCCTGCCGTGGATCAAGGGTCTGGCCGTGATGCCGGACGTGCACTACGGCAAGGGCGCGACGGTCGGGTCGGTCATCGCGATGCAGGACGCGGTGTGCCCGGCGGCGGTCGGCGTGGACATCGGCTGCGGCATGTCCGCGGTGCGGACGTCGCTCACCGCGGGCGACCTCCCCGGGGACCTGTCGCGGCTGCGGTCGAAGATCGAGCAGGCCATCCCGGTCGGACGCGGGATGCACGAGGACCCGGTCGAGCCGGGCGGCTTCCACGGGCTGGCCACGTCCGGGTGGGAGGACTTCTGGGGCCGGTTCGACGGGGTCGCGGACGCGGTGCACTTCCGCAGGAGCCGGGCGGTCGCGCAGATGGGGACGCTCGGTTCGGGCAACCACTTCGTCGAGGTCTGCGTGAGTGACGACGACTCCGTCTGGCTCATGCTCCACTCCGGCTCCCGCAACATCGGCAAGGAACTCGCCGAGCACCACATCGGCGTCGCCCGGCAACTCCCGCACAACCAGGGCCTCGTCGACCGCGACCTCGCCATCTTCGTGGCGGACACCCCGCAGATGGCGGCCTACCGCAACGACCTCTTCTGGGCCCAGGAGTACGCCAAGTACAACCGCACGCTCATGATGGCGCTCCTGAAGGACGTGGTCCGCAAGGAGTTCAAGAAGGCCCGGCCGGTCTTCGAGCCGGAGATCTCCTGCCACCACAACTACGTGTCGGAGGAGCGCTACGACGGCATGGACCTGCTCGTGACCCGTAAGGGCGCGATCCGGGCCGGCTCCGGCGAGTACGGGATCATCCCCGGCTCGATGGGCACGGGGTCGTACATCGTGCGGGGCCTCGGCAACGAGCTGGCCTTCAACTCCGCGTCCCACGGCGCGGGCCGGCGCATGAGCCGCAACGCGGCCAAGCGGCGCTTCTCGGCGCAGGACCTGGAGGAGCAGACCCGGGGCGTGGAGTGCCGCAAGGACTCCGGCGTCGTGGACGAGATCCCGGCCGCCTACAAGCCGATCGAGCAGGTCATCGACCAGCAGCGGGATCTGGTCCAGGTCGTGGCGAAGCTGAAGCAGGTCGTCTGCGTGAAGGGCTGA
- a CDS encoding DUF3558 domain-containing protein, translating to MQRKAYVPGTAALLAALLAGCTSGSGDADPADNANPGDAGTTAVAAQPGKYRTLPEPCGAVGHDNLAALLPGIQQITDPDQRDKAYQGEATLTYDTDRKVGCRWKVESAGATDRLSVDFERVVSYDNAVSDDDQAQKLFQEKETAADLPEPSGAAATAAVPAATPSTADSTDPSAGEDSSPSATRSSPAASASSASPAGAPPADLQPRALTDLGDEAYLDDQLSTSVSTAEQRTVTVVFRTSNVVVTLQYEEQPTATGTVPDSKEMQDRAGELASQLADAFTG from the coding sequence GTGCAGCGGAAGGCGTACGTACCCGGCACCGCCGCCCTCCTCGCGGCGCTGCTGGCCGGCTGCACGAGCGGCTCCGGGGACGCCGATCCGGCGGACAACGCCAATCCGGGCGACGCCGGCACGACCGCGGTCGCCGCCCAGCCCGGCAAGTACCGCACGCTGCCCGAGCCCTGCGGCGCGGTCGGCCACGACAACCTGGCCGCGCTGCTGCCCGGCATCCAGCAGATCACCGACCCCGACCAGCGGGACAAGGCCTACCAGGGCGAGGCCACCCTCACGTACGACACCGACCGCAAGGTCGGCTGCCGCTGGAAGGTCGAGTCGGCCGGCGCCACGGACCGCCTGTCGGTCGACTTCGAGCGCGTCGTGTCGTACGACAACGCGGTCAGCGACGACGACCAGGCGCAGAAGCTGTTCCAGGAGAAGGAGACGGCCGCCGACCTCCCCGAGCCGAGCGGCGCCGCGGCGACGGCCGCCGTGCCGGCGGCCACCCCCTCCACGGCGGACTCCACGGACCCCTCCGCGGGCGAGGACAGCTCCCCGTCCGCGACGCGGTCCTCCCCGGCGGCCTCGGCGTCCTCGGCGTCACCCGCCGGCGCCCCGCCCGCCGACCTCCAGCCGCGCGCCCTGACCGACCTCGGTGACGAGGCGTATCTGGACGACCAGCTCAGCACGTCCGTCTCGACGGCCGAACAGCGGACGGTGACTGTGGTGTTCCGCACGTCCAACGTCGTCGTCACCCTCCAGTACGAGGAGCAGCCGACGGCCACCGGAACGGTCCCGGACAGCAAGGAAATGCAGGACAGGGCCGGTGAGCTGGCCTCTCAACTGGCCGACGCGTTCACCGGTTGA
- a CDS encoding nucleic acid/nucleotide deaminase domain-containing protein codes for MPEPVPDPTVAHFGADGMRRFTVPGSYGIRLPDTAREVLAATGVPLHVTPYFTAAGDTDGPTLGMTAGHRGVRAPAGREDWLRIGTDPLAHLCVRPDGAVQAVFVGLEEDDMFVSSGVPEFNAALAALDRRLPVIAASTSLPVAAAAFRELNAELRQIDADAFAERESWWPKVLDDVRHTLNFPFSSAFEYVDAAGDKRIVTDATGPGRPHPEELVWHRLRAEGVAPEQVRRVYCELEPCMMPGHYCAAWLQTTFPHAEFTHSFDYGSTAGSREEGLKELITYAAEQADRG; via the coding sequence ATGCCCGAGCCCGTCCCCGATCCGACCGTGGCCCACTTCGGCGCGGACGGCATGCGCCGGTTCACGGTGCCCGGCTCGTACGGGATACGGCTGCCCGACACGGCCCGTGAGGTCCTGGCGGCCACCGGTGTTCCCCTGCACGTGACGCCGTACTTCACGGCGGCCGGTGACACCGACGGGCCCACCCTGGGCATGACCGCCGGGCACCGCGGAGTGCGGGCGCCCGCCGGGCGGGAGGACTGGCTGCGGATCGGCACGGACCCGCTGGCGCATCTGTGCGTGCGGCCGGACGGCGCGGTGCAGGCGGTGTTCGTGGGGCTGGAGGAGGACGACATGTTCGTCAGCTCCGGCGTCCCGGAGTTCAACGCCGCGCTGGCGGCGCTGGACCGACGGCTCCCGGTGATCGCCGCCTCGACCAGCCTGCCGGTGGCCGCGGCGGCGTTCCGCGAGCTGAACGCCGAACTGCGGCAGATCGACGCCGACGCCTTCGCGGAGCGCGAGAGCTGGTGGCCGAAGGTCCTGGACGACGTGCGGCACACCCTCAACTTCCCGTTCTCGTCGGCGTTCGAGTACGTCGACGCGGCGGGCGACAAGCGAATCGTCACCGACGCGACGGGCCCGGGACGCCCGCACCCCGAGGAGCTGGTCTGGCACCGGCTGCGGGCGGAAGGCGTCGCTCCCGAGCAGGTGCGGCGCGTCTACTGCGAGCTGGAACCCTGCATGATGCCGGGCCACTACTGCGCCGCATGGCTGCAAACCACCTTCCCCCACGCGGAGTTCACTCACAGCTTCGACTACGGCTCCACCGCCGGGTCCCGTGAGGAGGGACTCAAGGAGTTGATCACGTACGCGGCGGAGCAGGCGGACCGCGGGTGA